The following proteins are encoded in a genomic region of Magnolia sinica isolate HGM2019 chromosome 1, MsV1, whole genome shotgun sequence:
- the LOC131248542 gene encoding uncharacterized mitochondrial protein AtMg00810-like, whose product MVLQTVSCSYLDRFYQSNVDHSLFTKTTGTMFTAILIYVDDIFVTGNDLPTITALKNHLGTAFDILSDAGQLGSRPAYFPMERHLKLNDSDGTPLVDPAFYCRLIGHLIFLTISSPDITYTVNLLIQFMHAPHEPHQQAALQLLQYLKTTPGYGLFFSSAYSFQLSAYCDSDWASCFMTRRSTTGFVVKLGDSPISWHTKKQSTVSRSSTEAEYHAIANTSCEIKWLQFILRDC is encoded by the exons ATGGTACTCCAAACTGTCTCATGTTCTTACCTTGACAGGTTTTATCAATCTAATGTTGATCATAGTCTCTTCACTAAGACTACGGGCACCATGTTCACTGCCATCctgatctatgttgatgacatttttgTTACTGGCAACGACCTACCAACCATCACTGCTCTCAAGAACCACTTGGGTACTGCATTCG ACATTCTCTCTGATGCTGGTCAACTTGGTTCTCGCCCTGCTTACTTTCCTATGGAGCGGCATCTTAAACTCAATGACAGTGATGGTACCCCTCTTGTTGATCCAGCCTTTTACTGTCGCTTGATTGGTCATCTCATCTTCCTGACCATTTCAAGTCCAGATATTACTTACACAGTCAATCTTTTGATCCAATTTATGCATGCTCCTCATGAGCCCCACCAGCAAGCTGCCCTTCAGTTACTTCAGTATTTGAAGACCACTCCCGGTTATGGCTTATTTTTCTCTTCAGCTTATAGTTTCCAATTATCTGCCTATTGTGACTCTGACTGGGCCAGTTGCTTTATGACTCGTCGATCCACCACTGGCTTTGTTGTCAAACTTGGCGATAGCCCCATCTCTTGGCATACCAAGAAACAATCCACTGTATCTCGCTCTtctactgaagctgaatatcaTGCCATAGCCAATACCTCTTGTGAGATTAAATGGCTACAATTTATTCTTCGtgattgttaa